The Deltaproteobacteria bacterium genomic sequence CCTTCCGCGACTAACCGTTCTTCCGGATACAATTCGTGGAGCTGTTGCTTAACGAAGTCGAGGAAGAACGGCGCTTGGACCAATTGCCGTGCCTGCCGCGGCGTAACGATCGGCGCGGCCGCGGCCTTTGCGGCATCGGCTTCGTTCAAATACCCTTGCTCCCGCAATCGGGCGATGACGAAGTTGCGCCGGTCCTTGGCGGCTTCCGGATGGAGAAACGGATTATAGCGTCCGGGCCCACGGATCATCCCGGAGAGCAGCGCGCATTCGGACGCGTCGAGCTGGGCGATCTCTTTACCAAAATAAAGTCGCGCGGCCTCGCCGAATCCGGAGACGCTGCTGGCCCCGCGTTGACCCAAATAAATCTCGTTGACGTATGCCTCGAGGATCTCCGCCTTGCTGTGGCGCTGTTCGATCGCCAGCGCGATCAGCGCTTCGTTCAGTTTGCGGCGCCACGTCCGATCTTGGGTCAGGAAGTAATTTTTGACCAATTGCTGCGTCAGTGTCGAACCGCCTTCCACGACGCGCATTGCCTTCAGGTTGTTCCACATCGCGCGCAGGATGCCCCACGGGTCCATGCCGCCGTGGCGGAAAAAACGTTCGTCTTCGATCGTGACCACGCCCAACAGACAGAGATCCGGGACCTGCTGCAATTTGACTAACGTTCGGTCTTCCATTTTTTCGTCGAACACCGAACCGATCAGTTCCGGCTCCAGCCGCACCGTGGTGAGCCGTTCCGCCGTTTTCAAGTGCGTGATTTCCTGAATGGCTCCGCCGCTCAGCTTGACCCGTAGCGGAAACCCGACAAAGCGCTCATTGGGGTAGTCGAAATCGTGTAAATAGAGATCGATCCGATCCTTCGCGAAGACATATTCGCCGGCTGCCGCTGCGGCCGCGCCGGTGTCGCGATACCCGAGCCGATCGAGTTTGTCGCGCAGCAAGCGCTGCGTCACGTCAAGTCCGGGATAGAGATATTCGACATCCGAATAGATGCGCGACGGGACCTTCCAAGTGAAGGAGCGGGAGAAATAGCGTTCGGCCCAACCGCCTAAGTGGTGCAAATACCACCACCCCCCGGTGAACGCGAGGCTTCCCAAGATGGTCGTCCACTTCACGATCCGCCACCACCGGCGGATCCGCTCGCGCAACGTCCGTTTTGGCTTCTTTGCAGGGGATTCCCGACCACGACGCATAGGGGGTGCTTGTAGCAAAAAGTGGAAGGGGAAGGAAGGGGCGGATGTGAAGGTTTGACATTATGCGGCGCAGAGGATAGTGGAGGCCGCTGGGGAAACTGAAGGAGGTTGTCGTGCGCCATCGCTGTTTTTCCTCGTGGTTTGCCCCATGGTTATTTGTTGGCTCCGTGTATCTG encodes the following:
- a CDS encoding PBP1A family penicillin-binding protein; translation: MRRGRESPAKKPKRTLRERIRRWWRIVKWTTILGSLAFTGGWWYLHHLGGWAERYFSRSFTWKVPSRIYSDVEYLYPGLDVTQRLLRDKLDRLGYRDTGAAAAAAGEYVFAKDRIDLYLHDFDYPNERFVGFPLRVKLSGGAIQEITHLKTAERLTTVRLEPELIGSVFDEKMEDRTLVKLQQVPDLCLLGVVTIEDERFFRHGGMDPWGILRAMWNNLKAMRVVEGGSTLTQQLVKNYFLTQDRTWRRKLNEALIALAIEQRHSKAEILEAYVNEIYLGQRGASSVSGFGEAARLYFGKEIAQLDASECALLSGMIRGPGRYNPFLHPEAAKDRRNFVIARLREQGYLNEADAAKAAAAPIVTPRQARQLVQAPFFLDFVKQQLHELYPEERLVAEGLRIFTSLDVSGQLIAEQAVAEGLADLEQRFAAKLPKDHAGQLQGAFVSLQPQTGYIRTMVGGRSYADTQFNRVTQAKRQPGSTFKPFVYLTAFDPQRSQQPFAPSSYIEDISFTIQSGGKDWTPHNYDQREHGPLPAREALIHSYNIATARLAIDAGLEAVVQTAQDAGIGSTVQAVPSMALGSFEVTPLELATAYTIFANNGMLAHPLAINGVVTAQGEVLERKTIGMERRFDPGPVYLVTETLKDVLTKGTAASAGRLGFKGLAAGKTGTTSDYRDAWFVGFTPELVALSWVGYDDNTSTHLSGGTAALPIWVRYMRDAQPANSQDFPMPKNVILVKIDPVSGKAWTKDCPEAIFAPFVEGAEPTEECPVH